A section of the Clostridium felsineum DSM 794 genome encodes:
- a CDS encoding ABC transporter substrate-binding protein — protein MKNTKKLISLLGIAFITASVFTGCSSSTSGSSNDNITLTWETHRTDMANTKLKDLADKYHKENPNIKISIESVKDGDNVMKTRAAAGELPDLSDIPADMKRIDLPLYYAPIDDLGFTKSNIFGYDIGAINGKLYGLNSSVNYCGIIYNKKSFKEAGIETVPKTMDEFYADCKKLKDKGMIPFASNYKDKWPLNVYSQDMVLEVEQTANANFKNDLKNKKLFGDKDGMLYAYDFLRGMNEKGFLEPDLMSTNWDSMKKDQATGKTAMTFLGSWYPTQVVENGADKNDIGMFPFPGTKKLLVSPDYMFGISKNSKHIKETKDFLKWLYKDDKFENAINIASPRKGVKYTDPALTELMSYNTPTIEAVVTTTEVDKLFKRSQIDFQASIQEYVTAKDPQSVIDKYNKMWDSSKESN, from the coding sequence TTGAAAAATACTAAAAAATTAATTTCATTGTTAGGGATAGCGTTCATTACAGCTTCTGTTTTTACAGGGTGTAGTTCTTCAACTAGTGGAAGTAGTAATGACAATATAACTTTAACTTGGGAAACTCATAGAACTGATATGGCAAATACAAAGCTTAAGGATTTGGCAGATAAATACCATAAGGAAAATCCTAATATAAAAATATCAATTGAATCTGTTAAAGATGGCGATAATGTAATGAAAACAAGAGCAGCAGCTGGTGAACTTCCAGATTTATCAGATATACCAGCTGATATGAAGCGTATAGATTTACCTTTATATTATGCGCCAATAGATGACCTAGGTTTTACTAAGAGCAATATTTTTGGATATGATATTGGAGCAATAAATGGCAAGCTTTATGGTCTTAACAGTTCAGTAAATTATTGTGGCATAATTTATAACAAAAAGTCTTTTAAAGAAGCAGGAATAGAAACAGTGCCTAAAACTATGGACGAATTCTATGCCGATTGTAAAAAGCTAAAAGATAAAGGAATGATTCCTTTTGCAAGTAATTATAAAGATAAGTGGCCTTTAAATGTATACTCTCAAGATATGGTGCTTGAGGTTGAACAGACAGCAAACGCTAACTTTAAGAATGATTTGAAAAATAAAAAATTATTTGGAGATAAAGATGGTATGCTTTATGCCTATGATTTTTTAAGGGGTATGAATGAAAAAGGATTTTTAGAGCCAGATTTAATGTCAACTAATTGGGATTCTATGAAAAAAGACCAAGCAACAGGAAAAACAGCTATGACCTTCTTAGGAAGCTGGTATCCAACACAGGTTGTTGAAAATGGTGCAGACAAAAATGATATAGGAATGTTCCCTTTTCCAGGGACTAAAAAGCTTTTAGTAAGCCCAGATTATATGTTTGGAATAAGCAAGAATTCAAAACATATAAAAGAAACAAAGGATTTTTTAAAGTGGCTTTATAAGGACGATAAATTTGAAAATGCTATAAATATTGCATCTCCTAGAAAAGGGGTTAAATATACAGATCCTGCTTTAACAGAGCTAATGAGTTACAATACTCCAACAATTGAAGCAGTAGTTACTACAACAGAGGTTGATAAGCTATTTAAACGTTCACAAATAGATTTTCAAGCATCAATTCAAGAATATGTAACAGCTAAAGATCCTCAAAGTGTTATAGATAAATACAATAAAATGTGGGATAGTTCAAAAGAGAGCAATTAG
- a CDS encoding response regulator transcription factor, whose product MINIFIADDDKIIRRGLKKIVEENMKGFKVVGEASNGLRALEKMKEIRPDILITDIKMPVMNGIELINNLNEFSLGIKPVVLSGFDDYIYVRESFKRGVVDYLLKPIDNNNLFMILGKIKDDIEEERLENEKIKESFLRNIIKKNYIEGEDYKEAIRKLKINEIGDFYLLAIKSDNKIKNFFLYLEEVKKKSKRIIREEHGVESIICPIEEYVIILIYSYSKEVKLDKNKMLKIVNMLELNMCFSKKTFSCGMYGYHDIRESHMAIKKAKIALNSSFYNGLEAYYLYDNVHKFNDISEKIVSLFLQKVNNSLELCKEQETIKEVEGFFELVYNDKVNPSKVREVLLNLVYKMKTSVKETNCMEKSLSELEYAIKNIATYVELKEYFVVKICHIIKEILKIKIYKDKRVIEKAKKYINENYMKEVTLKKVAEYVYLNPNYFSELFKNEVGKNFIDYVIETRIKASKQLLKETNLKVYEIAEIVGYNEAVSFTRAFKKVVGVSPKKYVELVG is encoded by the coding sequence ATGATAAATATTTTTATTGCCGATGATGACAAAATAATTAGAAGAGGTTTAAAAAAGATAGTTGAGGAAAATATGAAAGGATTTAAAGTAGTAGGAGAAGCCTCGAATGGGTTAAGAGCACTTGAAAAAATGAAGGAAATAAGGCCAGATATACTTATAACAGATATAAAAATGCCAGTTATGAATGGTATTGAACTTATAAATAATTTAAATGAATTTTCTTTAGGTATAAAACCCGTAGTTTTGAGTGGGTTTGATGATTATATATATGTGAGAGAAAGCTTTAAAAGGGGTGTTGTAGATTATTTATTAAAACCTATTGATAATAATAATCTATTTATGATACTTGGTAAAATTAAGGATGACATAGAAGAGGAGAGATTAGAGAACGAAAAAATAAAAGAAAGCTTTTTGAGAAATATAATAAAAAAGAATTATATAGAAGGAGAAGATTATAAAGAAGCCATAAGAAAACTAAAAATTAATGAAATAGGGGATTTTTATCTTTTAGCAATAAAAAGTGATAACAAAATAAAGAACTTTTTTTTATACTTAGAAGAGGTAAAGAAAAAATCAAAAAGAATAATTAGAGAAGAACATGGAGTAGAGTCTATAATTTGTCCCATAGAAGAGTATGTAATAATACTCATATATTCATATAGTAAAGAAGTAAAATTAGATAAGAATAAGATGCTTAAAATAGTAAATATGCTAGAGTTAAATATGTGTTTTAGTAAAAAAACTTTTTCTTGTGGTATGTATGGATATCATGATATTAGAGAGAGCCATATGGCAATAAAAAAAGCTAAAATAGCACTTAATAGTAGCTTTTATAACGGTTTAGAAGCCTACTATTTATATGACAATGTTCATAAATTTAATGATATTAGTGAAAAAATAGTAAGTTTGTTTTTACAAAAAGTAAATAATTCTCTGGAATTGTGCAAAGAGCAAGAAACAATAAAAGAAGTAGAGGGCTTTTTTGAACTTGTTTATAACGATAAAGTAAATCCAAGTAAAGTTAGAGAAGTACTTTTAAATTTGGTATACAAAATGAAAACTTCTGTTAAGGAAACTAATTGTATGGAGAAAAGCTTAAGTGAATTGGAATATGCTATAAAGAATATAGCTACTTATGTGGAACTTAAAGAGTATTTTGTAGTTAAAATTTGTCATATAATAAAGGAAATATTAAAGATTAAAATATACAAGGACAAAAGAGTAATTGAAAAAGCAAAGAAATATATAAATGAGAATTATATGAAGGAAGTGACCCTTAAAAAGGTAGCTGAGTATGTGTATTTAAATCCCAATTATTTTAGTGAGCTTTTTAAAAATGAGGTGGGAAAAAACTTTATTGATTATGTTATAGAAACTAGAATAAAGGCATCTAAGCAGTTATTAAAAGAAACAAATCTAAAGGTATATGAGATTGCTGAAATAGTAGGCTACAATGAAGCTGTTTCTTTTACAAGGGCATTTAAGAAGGTAGTAGGAGTATCCCCTAAAAAATATGTGGAGCTTGTTGGTTAG
- a CDS encoding sensor histidine kinase, with amino-acid sequence MREIDLELENLCDLTKFPLFYDDTDLSYAANTSSENNYNTLKSLENTNNSTESIFALQNRINSVLESVFLLNKNLHSVFLFNTRGDGFYKIKSGSLYKSFNPSKDKWFYNSIKKFGTATIVPTYKLKDVSDSSKSNYVFGISRGLVKYSDSKVVGVILINTDITVLANIINKSIIYPSQEILIVDSENNIIYDTNTKKIGTKINFSCLIKSTAASKHMKVNGVNSLITKAHSSTYDWTIINIIPTKSLNANVNSLQIKFYFFIFLFIILSIFMILILSKQIIDPIKNLSAIMKLVEAGNLKVNVISKNKDEIGDLANSFNSMTQKINELINEVYTNKLKQKDIELQMLQNQINPHFIYNTLESIHMMAEINNDKEVSKMSVTLGQILRYGLSNKTKPVTVHDEISNLKHYLMLQEIRFDNLENINIDIDSSLYNKEILKLTFQPIIENALYHGLNSMETGGRVSIIGKNLGLNMTFCISDNGLGMDETQVSLLNEYINGGNENFKSIGLKNVNSRIKLHYGSNYGIKIKSKLNLGTKVIVLLPCITVKET; translated from the coding sequence ATGCGTGAAATCGACCTTGAACTTGAGAACTTATGTGATTTAACTAAATTTCCCCTATTCTATGATGACACAGATTTATCATATGCTGCGAATACTTCTTCTGAAAACAACTATAACACTCTAAAATCCTTAGAAAACACTAATAATTCAACAGAATCTATATTTGCCCTTCAAAATAGAATAAATTCTGTACTAGAAAGTGTTTTTCTACTAAACAAAAACCTACATTCAGTTTTTTTATTTAATACAAGAGGAGACGGCTTCTACAAAATAAAATCCGGCTCTTTATACAAATCCTTTAACCCCTCAAAAGATAAATGGTTTTACAATTCCATAAAAAAATTTGGAACTGCAACAATAGTACCAACCTATAAACTTAAAGATGTTTCTGATTCCTCCAAAAGTAATTATGTATTTGGTATTTCTAGAGGCCTAGTAAAATATAGTGATTCAAAGGTAGTAGGTGTTATATTAATAAATACGGATATAACCGTACTAGCTAACATAATAAATAAATCCATTATCTACCCAAGTCAAGAAATATTAATTGTAGATAGTGAAAATAATATAATCTATGATACTAATACTAAAAAAATAGGAACTAAAATTAACTTCTCCTGCTTAATAAAATCTACAGCCGCTTCTAAGCACATGAAAGTAAATGGGGTTAACAGCCTTATAACTAAAGCTCATTCCTCTACCTATGATTGGACAATAATAAATATAATCCCTACAAAAAGCTTGAATGCAAACGTAAATAGTCTTCAAATAAAATTTTATTTTTTCATATTTTTATTTATAATATTGTCTATATTTATGATTCTAATATTATCCAAACAAATTATAGATCCAATAAAAAACCTTTCAGCTATAATGAAACTAGTAGAAGCAGGTAATTTAAAAGTAAACGTAATTTCAAAAAATAAAGATGAAATTGGAGACCTTGCTAATTCTTTTAATTCTATGACACAGAAAATCAATGAACTTATCAATGAAGTTTATACTAATAAATTAAAGCAAAAGGATATAGAACTCCAAATGCTTCAAAATCAAATAAACCCTCACTTTATTTATAATACCCTTGAATCCATTCATATGATGGCTGAAATAAATAACGATAAAGAAGTTTCAAAAATGTCAGTTACTCTAGGACAAATATTAAGATATGGTCTCAGTAATAAAACTAAACCTGTAACCGTTCATGATGAAATATCTAACTTAAAGCATTACCTTATGCTTCAAGAAATACGATTTGATAATTTAGAAAATATTAATATTGATATTGATTCTTCTCTATATAATAAAGAAATATTAAAACTTACCTTTCAACCTATAATAGAAAATGCCCTTTATCACGGCTTAAATTCTATGGAAACAGGTGGAAGGGTATCTATTATTGGCAAAAATCTTGGACTTAATATGACCTTTTGTATAAGTGACAACGGCCTTGGCATGGATGAAACTCAAGTTTCCCTTTTAAACGAATATATAAATGGTGGTAATGAAAATTTTAAAAGCATAGGACTTAAAAACGTAAATAGCCGTATAAAACTCCATTATGGATCTAACTATGGAATCAAAATCAAAAGCAAACTTAATCTAGGCACAAAGGTAATTGTACTTCTCCCTTGCATTACAGTTAAAGAGACATAA
- a CDS encoding SGNH/GDSL hydrolase family protein: protein MSEIRGWISNEIKYIGRFDFSEKKGPLFAWTGSEVRANFMSKKLSAKFESFGLNYLIIMVDGEIINNCLDISNGGEFILAENLSEGAHEIRLIKRNEFNVGTVRFLGFNFYGGQLLKSEHDPKLKVEIIGDSISCGFGNEGENEDEYEPIKDNGYMSYGAIAGRSLEAETIIIGCSGYGMIQNYLGDEKEAVPLKYNLITPKSRINWQFSKWVPDVVVINLGTNDFCYGDIPDLDKFISGYIEFIKVIHRNYKNSKIICAVGPLMEGKALEIIKSCIKDKIIKHFNKDYNLNFLEFPKHCPEKDGQGIGGHPSIETHNKMANILVQKVKSIMSL from the coding sequence ATGTCAGAGATTAGAGGTTGGATATCAAACGAGATAAAATATATAGGAAGGTTTGATTTTAGCGAAAAAAAAGGGCCATTATTTGCATGGACAGGTAGTGAAGTTAGAGCTAATTTTATGTCAAAAAAGCTTTCTGCAAAATTTGAGTCTTTTGGATTAAATTATTTGATTATTATGGTGGATGGGGAGATTATAAATAATTGCCTTGATATAAGTAATGGTGGTGAATTTATTTTAGCAGAAAATTTGTCAGAGGGTGCACATGAAATAAGACTTATAAAGAGAAATGAATTTAATGTTGGAACCGTTAGATTTTTAGGCTTTAACTTTTATGGGGGACAACTTTTAAAATCAGAGCATGATCCAAAGCTTAAAGTGGAAATAATAGGTGATTCTATAAGTTGTGGTTTTGGAAATGAAGGAGAAAATGAAGATGAATATGAACCTATTAAAGATAATGGGTATATGTCATATGGCGCAATAGCAGGAAGAAGCTTAGAGGCAGAAACCATAATAATAGGATGTTCAGGCTATGGCATGATACAAAATTATTTGGGTGATGAGAAGGAAGCAGTACCACTTAAGTACAATCTTATAACACCTAAGAGCCGCATTAATTGGCAGTTTTCAAAATGGGTTCCAGATGTAGTTGTAATAAACTTAGGAACAAATGATTTTTGCTATGGTGATATACCAGATTTAGATAAGTTTATATCTGGGTATATAGAGTTCATAAAAGTAATCCATAGAAATTATAAAAATTCAAAAATAATCTGTGCGGTTGGGCCATTAATGGAGGGAAAAGCACTAGAAATAATAAAATCGTGTATAAAGGATAAAATTATTAAGCATTTTAACAAAGATTATAATTTGAATTTTTTAGAGTTTCCTAAACACTGTCCTGAAAAAGATGGGCAAGGAATAGGTGGACATCCAAGTATAGAGACTCATAATAAAATGGCTAATATTTTAGTTCAAAAAGTTAAGTCTATTATGTCTCTTTAA
- a CDS encoding SGNH/GDSL hydrolase family protein has protein sequence MELEVYKHRSGMPKLIQALNKGQVTLGFIGGSITDGEPHKRWPEYIVGWFEKNFPQVRLYVENAAIGATGSDLAVFRVDRDIIERKCDVVFVEYAVNDNDETSEKRMRTREGLIRKILKQQMDVIITYTYCQDMYESLMKDKLPNTVEEFEKIAKYYNISSVFMGLYALNQVKEGMMRWEEWLPDGLHPDERGSSVYGESVAKFLKEELIDKTSLEKAPYGENLPLSLNKNNWEHTHFVSFEDIKLKGPWCIRRGRSNNMIPQLLETAAVGAKLSFQFKGRGMSIACDFGRTSSEFRYRLDKGEWRETKRERPDWVQDQGWFKLENFYDSIENKEHTFELEVVHGKGEYCKGTNFRLIFVGVID, from the coding sequence ATGGAACTTGAGGTATATAAACATAGAAGTGGAATGCCAAAACTAATTCAGGCACTAAATAAAGGACAAGTAACACTTGGATTTATTGGTGGATCTATAACTGATGGAGAGCCACATAAAAGATGGCCAGAATATATAGTTGGCTGGTTTGAAAAAAATTTTCCACAAGTAAGACTTTATGTTGAAAACGCAGCAATAGGTGCTACAGGAAGTGATCTTGCAGTATTTAGAGTGGATAGAGATATAATCGAAAGAAAATGTGATGTGGTTTTTGTAGAATATGCGGTAAATGATAATGATGAAACTTCAGAAAAAAGAATGAGAACAAGAGAAGGGCTTATAAGAAAAATTTTAAAGCAGCAAATGGATGTCATAATAACCTATACTTATTGTCAGGATATGTATGAAAGCTTAATGAAGGATAAATTGCCTAATACGGTAGAGGAATTCGAAAAAATTGCAAAATATTATAATATAAGTTCTGTATTTATGGGACTTTATGCACTAAATCAAGTTAAAGAAGGTATGATGAGATGGGAAGAGTGGCTGCCAGATGGACTACATCCAGATGAAAGAGGAAGTTCAGTTTACGGAGAAAGTGTAGCTAAATTTTTAAAAGAGGAATTGATTGATAAGACAAGTTTAGAAAAAGCACCATATGGTGAAAATTTACCCTTATCGCTAAATAAAAATAATTGGGAACACACTCATTTTGTCTCATTTGAGGATATTAAGCTTAAAGGACCTTGGTGCATAAGACGAGGAAGAAGTAACAATATGATTCCACAGCTTCTTGAAACAGCTGCGGTAGGAGCTAAATTATCATTTCAATTTAAGGGGAGAGGCATGTCTATAGCTTGTGATTTTGGAAGAACCTCTTCTGAATTTAGATATAGATTGGATAAAGGAGAATGGAGAGAGACAAAACGTGAAAGACCAGACTGGGTACAAGATCAAGGATGGTTTAAGCTTGAAAACTTTTATGATAGTATAGAAAATAAAGAACATACATTTGAGTTAGAGGTGGTTCATGGAAAAGGTGAATATTGTAAAGGAACAAACTTTAGGCTTATTTTTGTAGGAGTAATAGATTAA
- a CDS encoding PTS fructose transporter subunit IIC, producing MKKLVAITSCPTGIAHTYMAAEALQMAAKEMGHEIKVETQGSVGAENVITTSDVNDADAVIIAADTNVDKSRFEGKILVEVPVKDAIKDPKGLINEALNSKNVYGNGKEKSEVKVENRKEEKSVASGIYKHLMTGVSFMIPFVVAGGILIALGFAIGGIYVFKTPGTIGEVIFSTGKQAFALMLPVLAGYISYSISDRPGLVPGFVGGALASTIGAGFIGALLAGFIAGYFVLLLKKYIKLPKALDSLMPVLIIPVLSTVFMALIMMFVLGDPVKAINTGLTDFLKGLSGANAAVLGIVLGCMMAFDMGGPFNKAAYVFATGTITTAGTTIMAATMAAGMVPPLAIALATVIAKKKFTEQEREAGKAAWALGLSFITEGAIPFAAADPLRVIPSIMAGSAVTGALSMIFGSTLAVPHGGVWVLFIPHVVKNLGGYIIAIIAGMVVSALLLTVLKKDVDRR from the coding sequence ATGAAAAAGTTAGTTGCTATAACATCTTGTCCAACAGGAATTGCTCACACATATATGGCAGCAGAGGCACTTCAGATGGCAGCAAAAGAAATGGGTCATGAAATTAAAGTTGAAACTCAGGGTTCAGTAGGAGCAGAGAATGTAATAACTACCAGTGATGTAAACGATGCAGATGCAGTTATTATAGCAGCAGATACTAATGTTGATAAATCAAGATTTGAAGGAAAGATCTTAGTTGAAGTTCCAGTTAAGGATGCTATAAAGGATCCCAAAGGACTTATAAATGAGGCACTTAACTCAAAAAATGTATATGGCAACGGCAAGGAAAAGTCTGAGGTTAAGGTAGAAAACAGAAAAGAAGAGAAGAGTGTAGCATCAGGAATATATAAACACTTAATGACAGGTGTTTCCTTCATGATACCATTCGTTGTAGCAGGAGGAATACTAATAGCACTAGGCTTTGCAATTGGAGGAATTTACGTTTTTAAAACTCCAGGAACAATAGGAGAAGTTATATTCAGCACAGGAAAACAGGCTTTTGCATTAATGCTCCCAGTATTAGCAGGATACATTTCATATTCAATATCCGATAGACCCGGACTTGTTCCAGGATTTGTTGGTGGAGCGCTAGCAAGTACTATAGGCGCAGGATTTATAGGAGCGTTACTCGCAGGATTTATTGCAGGTTACTTTGTTCTATTATTAAAGAAATATATAAAACTTCCAAAAGCTTTAGACAGTTTAATGCCAGTACTTATAATACCAGTACTTTCTACAGTATTTATGGCCCTTATAATGATGTTTGTCTTAGGTGATCCAGTAAAAGCAATTAACACTGGACTTACAGATTTCTTAAAAGGATTAAGTGGAGCAAATGCAGCAGTTTTAGGTATAGTTTTAGGATGCATGATGGCATTTGATATGGGAGGTCCTTTCAATAAAGCAGCATATGTATTCGCAACAGGAACAATAACAACAGCAGGAACAACTATAATGGCAGCTACAATGGCAGCAGGAATGGTACCACCTCTTGCAATAGCTCTTGCAACTGTTATAGCAAAGAAGAAGTTTACTGAACAAGAAAGAGAAGCAGGTAAAGCAGCATGGGCACTTGGCTTATCATTTATAACAGAAGGAGCAATACCATTTGCAGCCGCAGACCCACTTAGAGTTATTCCTTCAATTATGGCAGGTTCAGCAGTAACTGGAGCATTATCAATGATATTTGGTTCAACACTTGCAGTTCCTCATGGTGGAGTATGGGTTTTATTCATACCTCATGTTGTTAAAAATTTAGGTGGATATATAATAGCAATAATAGCAGGTATGGTAGTATCAGCATTATTACTTACAGTCTTAAAGAAAGATGTAGATAGAAGATAA
- a CDS encoding PTS sugar transporter subunit IIA, with the protein MSTKEMFSKERVTFNLKAKTKEEAIDELIDILYNDGKVTSKEELREAVLKREEEFSTGIGMGIAIPHGKCSAVKEAAITFGLSKEGIDYQSMDDQPAHMFFLIAVPKESNDVHLRALSEISRKLMHADVREKIKNAQSFEEFIEVFE; encoded by the coding sequence ATGTCAACAAAAGAGATGTTTTCAAAAGAAAGGGTTACATTTAATCTAAAAGCAAAAACAAAGGAAGAGGCAATAGATGAGCTTATAGATATTTTGTACAATGATGGAAAAGTTACTAGTAAGGAAGAATTAAGAGAAGCAGTACTAAAAAGAGAAGAAGAATTTTCTACAGGTATAGGAATGGGGATAGCTATTCCACATGGTAAATGTAGTGCTGTTAAAGAAGCAGCAATAACTTTTGGACTTAGCAAAGAAGGAATAGATTATCAATCAATGGATGATCAGCCAGCACATATGTTTTTTTTAATAGCAGTTCCAAAAGAATCGAATGATGTGCATCTTAGAGCTTTAAGTGAAATATCAAGAAAGCTTATGCATGCGGATGTAAGAGAAAAAATAAAAAATGCACAAAGCTTTGAAGAATTTATAGAAGTTTTTGAATAA
- the pfkB gene encoding 1-phosphofructokinase yields MVITVTLNPAMDKTLNIDDFNVGVVNRVGSIRYDIGGKGINVSKVLKNFNVESKCTGFIGGMWESSFKEELEKRKINNEFITINGDTRTNTKVVDDLNKVYTDINEAGPNISHDELEVFINKFKAMCNKDDIVVLSGGVAPGIEKNIYGTLTKIAKDNGAFVILDAEGELLSEGIKEKPYIIKPNDMEFELLLGKKFKNNDDIIEGAKEVIAKGVSNVLISLGSKGALFVTKDKAYYAKGLVVPVKSTVGAGDSMVAAFVYGIINGLNEMEILRFSIACGAASVSTEGTEACSLEDVQELLKRVEVEEV; encoded by the coding sequence ATGGTAATAACAGTAACATTGAATCCGGCTATGGATAAAACTCTAAATATTGATGATTTTAATGTAGGAGTTGTCAATAGAGTAGGTAGTATAAGATATGATATTGGCGGTAAAGGTATAAATGTATCAAAGGTATTAAAAAACTTTAACGTAGAATCAAAATGTACTGGTTTTATTGGTGGCATGTGGGAAAGCAGTTTTAAAGAAGAACTAGAAAAAAGAAAAATAAATAATGAATTTATAACTATAAATGGAGATACTAGAACTAATACTAAAGTTGTTGATGATTTAAATAAGGTTTATACAGATATAAATGAAGCTGGGCCTAATATAAGTCATGATGAACTTGAAGTATTTATAAATAAATTCAAAGCTATGTGTAATAAAGATGATATTGTTGTATTATCAGGAGGAGTAGCTCCAGGAATTGAAAAAAATATATATGGAACTTTAACTAAAATAGCTAAGGATAATGGTGCATTTGTGATTTTAGATGCAGAGGGAGAGCTTTTAAGTGAAGGCATAAAAGAAAAACCGTATATTATAAAACCTAATGACATGGAATTTGAACTTCTATTGGGTAAAAAGTTCAAAAACAATGATGACATTATAGAAGGAGCAAAGGAAGTAATTGCTAAAGGTGTTTCAAATGTTTTAATATCATTAGGGTCTAAGGGAGCACTATTTGTAACTAAGGATAAAGCATATTATGCTAAAGGCTTGGTAGTGCCAGTTAAAAGCACTGTAGGTGCAGGAGATTCTATGGTAGCAGCATTTGTATATGGAATAATAAATGGTCTTAATGAAATGGAAATTTTAAGATTTTCTATCGCATGTGGAGCAGCATCAGTATCAACTGAGGGAACAGAAGCATGCAGCTTAGAAGATGTTCAAGAATTATTAAAGAGAGTAGAAGTTGAGGAGGTATAG
- a CDS encoding DeoR/GlpR family DNA-binding transcription regulator: MFAEERQKEIKAILDKEGSIKVNEISNYFNVSEATIRRDLKEMEERRILTRTHGGAVPIDITNFEPSFTDKKDERQVEKLAIAKYAAKMIKNGDTIILDSGTTTLEIAKNIEAEDITVITNSIDIASELLNRKEKNIELIVAGGILRANTRAMVGKLCEDILKNFRVDKVFIGANGITPIEGITTPNFTEAQTKKAMIDSANKVIVVADSSKFEKISFSVICKSEAVTQIVTSGELSSEEINEFNKIGVEVIIT; the protein is encoded by the coding sequence ATGTTTGCAGAAGAGAGACAAAAAGAGATAAAAGCTATTTTAGATAAAGAAGGCAGTATAAAAGTAAATGAGATATCAAATTATTTTAATGTTTCAGAGGCCACAATAAGAAGAGATCTTAAAGAAATGGAAGAAAGAAGAATTCTAACAAGAACACATGGTGGCGCAGTTCCAATAGATATAACTAATTTTGAACCTTCATTTACAGATAAAAAAGATGAAAGACAAGTGGAAAAATTAGCTATTGCAAAATATGCGGCTAAAATGATTAAAAATGGAGATACTATAATTTTAGATTCGGGAACTACGACTCTTGAAATTGCAAAAAATATAGAAGCAGAAGATATAACAGTTATAACAAATTCTATTGATATAGCATCAGAATTATTAAATAGAAAAGAAAAAAATATAGAGCTTATAGTAGCAGGAGGAATTCTCAGAGCCAATACTAGAGCAATGGTTGGAAAGCTATGCGAGGACATACTTAAAAATTTTAGAGTTGATAAGGTTTTTATTGGAGCTAATGGTATAACGCCCATTGAGGGAATAACAACTCCAAATTTTACGGAAGCTCAAACCAAAAAGGCAATGATAGATTCCGCAAATAAAGTAATAGTTGTTGCAGATAGTTCTAAATTTGAAAAAATAAGTTTCTCAGTAATTTGTAAATCAGAAGCGGTTACGCAAATTGTTACAAGTGGAGAACTGTCAAGTGAAGAAATAAATGAATTTAATAAGATAGGGGTAGAAGTAATAATTACGTAA